The following are from one region of the Actinoplanes sp. L3-i22 genome:
- a CDS encoding WD40 repeat domain-containing protein, translated as MATAHDRVTASGSIERLAFSPDGTLLAAAREYAVELRDGTTGRPLRVLAGHTAEVQGVAFAPDGKRLASACWDDTVRIWDVSTGTAGRVLAVDTPAAVRFSPDGARLGVAGRPGLFVFDAVPGVTAGESRVLSPDTKFDSVAFSPDGSLIAALEHDGRCHVFDAATGALRLHLPGPGESAWRRLRNRAWSRRLAEADFTGEGSELATVGRDGAIRVWDAATGELRTSAPPLPRPDRPVEVAIVLPDPVRVVAAPSEVVDSLAVRAAATGAVVAELHVNGLPTSFAVALGGRRIAVGTSEGDLHLWAEPGGAAVTVADKAYNPLWDVSFSPDGRLLATVDNNGDALLWEVATGQVRKRFKGKPHRQVAVAFTPEGLGVALAGPRHAPQIRDLDGRQVRLTLDRPAGKTKALALSPDGRRLVTVDKDRRVRLWEVSDGTLRHEVEAVADRAVFAPDGETIALVGSHDVTMWHPASGGLSPAFPDGEGGSRLREAIAFSPDGRLAAAPADLDKVLIWDLGTAEVVRTLSGVDSGCAVAFSWFGGLLAVAPFDGAPLVYDVATGTRRHELIGHLAGVAALAFGPDGTTLVTASTDGAARIWDTDTGALLSTFVR; from the coding sequence ATGGCCACCGCGCATGACCGGGTCACCGCCTCCGGCTCGATCGAGCGGCTGGCGTTCTCGCCGGACGGGACGCTGCTGGCGGCGGCCCGCGAATACGCCGTCGAGCTGCGCGACGGGACGACCGGCCGACCGTTGCGCGTCCTGGCCGGTCACACCGCCGAGGTGCAGGGCGTGGCCTTCGCACCCGACGGCAAGCGACTGGCCTCCGCCTGCTGGGACGACACCGTACGGATCTGGGACGTGTCGACCGGAACGGCCGGCCGGGTGCTCGCCGTCGACACCCCGGCCGCGGTGCGGTTCAGCCCCGACGGCGCCCGGCTGGGCGTGGCCGGCCGGCCGGGCCTGTTCGTGTTCGACGCGGTCCCGGGCGTCACCGCCGGCGAGAGCAGGGTGCTGTCGCCGGACACCAAGTTCGACTCGGTGGCGTTCTCACCCGACGGCAGCCTGATCGCTGCGCTCGAACACGACGGCCGATGCCACGTCTTCGACGCGGCCACCGGCGCGCTCCGGCTCCACCTGCCCGGGCCGGGCGAGAGCGCGTGGCGCCGGCTGCGCAACCGGGCCTGGAGCCGCCGGCTCGCGGAGGCGGACTTCACCGGCGAAGGCTCCGAACTGGCGACCGTGGGCCGCGACGGCGCGATCCGGGTGTGGGACGCGGCCACCGGCGAGCTGCGCACCTCCGCCCCACCGCTGCCGAGGCCGGACCGGCCGGTCGAGGTCGCGATCGTGCTACCGGATCCGGTTCGGGTGGTGGCCGCGCCCAGCGAGGTGGTCGACTCGCTGGCCGTCCGGGCGGCCGCGACCGGCGCCGTCGTGGCGGAGCTGCACGTCAACGGCCTGCCGACGTCGTTTGCCGTCGCGCTCGGCGGGCGGCGGATCGCGGTCGGCACGAGCGAGGGCGACCTGCATCTGTGGGCCGAGCCGGGCGGCGCGGCCGTCACCGTTGCCGACAAGGCGTACAACCCGCTGTGGGACGTGTCCTTCTCGCCGGACGGACGGCTGCTGGCCACCGTCGACAACAACGGCGACGCGCTGCTGTGGGAGGTGGCCACCGGCCAGGTCCGCAAACGCTTCAAGGGCAAGCCGCACCGGCAGGTCGCCGTCGCGTTCACCCCCGAGGGTCTCGGCGTCGCGCTGGCCGGACCGCGCCACGCGCCGCAGATCCGCGACCTCGACGGCCGTCAGGTCCGGCTGACCCTGGATCGCCCGGCCGGCAAGACGAAGGCGCTGGCGCTCTCACCCGACGGACGGCGGCTGGTCACCGTCGACAAGGACCGTCGCGTACGCCTGTGGGAGGTCAGCGACGGCACGCTGCGGCACGAGGTCGAGGCCGTCGCCGATCGCGCGGTGTTCGCCCCGGACGGCGAGACGATCGCGCTGGTCGGCTCGCACGACGTGACGATGTGGCACCCGGCCTCCGGCGGTCTGAGCCCGGCGTTCCCGGACGGCGAGGGTGGTAGCCGGTTGCGGGAGGCGATCGCTTTCTCCCCCGACGGGCGCCTCGCCGCCGCGCCGGCCGACCTGGACAAGGTCCTGATCTGGGACCTCGGCACGGCCGAAGTGGTGCGCACCCTGTCCGGCGTGGACTCGGGGTGCGCGGTCGCCTTCTCCTGGTTCGGTGGCCTGCTCGCCGTCGCCCCGTTCGACGGCGCGCCCCTGGTCTACGACGTGGCGACCGGCACCCGGCGGCACGAGCTGATCGGCCACCTCGCCGGAGTCGCCGCGCTCGCCTTCGGCCCGGACGGCACCACCCTGGTCACCGCCTCCACCGACGGTGCCGCCCGGATCTGGGACACCGACACCGGTGCACTGCTCTCGACATTCGTCCGGTGA
- a CDS encoding WD40 repeat domain-containing protein, with translation MADAEIERSDVIRVRLAWERPGRRLPLSGTLAAAAEVAVAVPVGAGRTLLAVADDRDGPPAVVSLWDPATAEQVGGPLTYPAEAVEAMIALPAPDGTALLAVAYQDVDGSLVQVWDPVAGERVGEPLPGPYDGSGLAAVPVPGGRHLLAVIDESNGALRLWDPVTGEPRLGPLGAGSVPKKLDAWAVTAMITPDGRSLLLTLHGDDKEAVVRSWDPVSGQELRPLLRTRHDEANPYRMAVLPLPDGRLVLALSRGHEDDGFVVRLWDTATGDMIGDPLRGDGLMPVPAADGTVPLLAVGDGLWDPGSGRRVGDAGTNGVPAPIAAVPSPDGPTLLAGPGPDGRLWLWDPAAVRPLPAGERVGPVALLTPVTLPGGRTLLATCGTSEFGGPVDEAVRFWDALTGEPVAPTLTGHARGVSAMASAPLPDGRVVVVTCDAAGTIRSWDPVTGQLLVATPTARANAIRSMTAIGLPDGRTLLATGNDMNVLRLRDPATGGSAGDMFTRLDRPRLRALAAVPMPDGRVLLAAGNATPARGGSWAPRLWDPATGLPVGEPFGADIRVWSLAATPAGHDRVLLAVATETGTVQVHDVIGREVLGELAGKHPCLLTGSDGRPVLAVGRRDEVQFWDPIGWRHLTSVRMATEVKALAAAGSRLAVGCAHGLAVLDLGEPY, from the coding sequence ATGGCTGATGCGGAGATCGAACGCTCTGATGTCATTCGCGTACGCCTGGCGTGGGAGCGGCCCGGGCGCAGGCTGCCGCTGAGCGGCACGCTCGCCGCCGCCGCCGAGGTGGCGGTCGCCGTCCCGGTCGGTGCCGGTCGTACGCTGCTGGCGGTCGCCGATGATCGGGACGGTCCGCCCGCGGTCGTGTCGCTGTGGGACCCGGCGACCGCCGAGCAGGTCGGCGGGCCGCTGACCTATCCGGCGGAGGCCGTCGAGGCGATGATCGCGCTGCCGGCGCCGGACGGCACGGCCCTGCTGGCGGTCGCCTACCAGGACGTCGACGGTTCGCTGGTGCAGGTGTGGGATCCGGTGGCGGGGGAGCGGGTCGGCGAGCCGCTGCCCGGCCCGTACGACGGGTCCGGCCTGGCCGCCGTGCCGGTGCCGGGCGGCCGTCACCTGCTGGCCGTCATCGACGAGTCCAACGGCGCGCTGCGACTGTGGGATCCGGTCACCGGCGAGCCGAGGCTCGGTCCACTCGGCGCCGGCTCGGTGCCGAAGAAGCTGGACGCCTGGGCCGTCACGGCCATGATCACGCCGGACGGCCGCTCGCTGCTGTTGACCCTGCACGGCGACGACAAGGAGGCCGTGGTCCGGTCGTGGGATCCGGTGAGTGGGCAGGAGCTGCGCCCGTTGCTGCGGACCCGGCACGACGAGGCCAACCCGTACCGGATGGCGGTGTTGCCGCTACCGGACGGCCGCCTCGTCCTGGCCCTGTCACGTGGCCACGAGGACGACGGTTTCGTGGTGCGGTTGTGGGACACCGCGACCGGCGACATGATCGGCGATCCCCTGCGGGGCGACGGCCTGATGCCGGTGCCGGCGGCCGACGGCACGGTCCCGCTGCTGGCGGTCGGCGACGGGCTGTGGGATCCGGGCTCGGGCCGGCGGGTCGGTGACGCCGGCACGAACGGCGTGCCGGCGCCCATCGCGGCGGTGCCGTCCCCGGACGGCCCGACCCTGCTGGCCGGTCCCGGACCGGACGGCAGGCTCTGGCTGTGGGATCCCGCCGCGGTACGGCCGCTGCCGGCCGGTGAACGCGTCGGCCCGGTCGCCTTGCTGACGCCGGTGACGCTGCCCGGCGGCCGCACGCTGCTGGCCACGTGCGGCACCTCCGAGTTCGGCGGTCCGGTGGACGAGGCCGTCCGGTTCTGGGACGCGCTCACCGGTGAGCCGGTCGCGCCGACGCTGACCGGCCATGCCAGGGGCGTCAGCGCGATGGCGTCGGCGCCGTTGCCCGACGGGCGGGTGGTCGTGGTGACGTGTGACGCGGCCGGCACCATCCGTTCCTGGGACCCGGTGACCGGGCAGCTTCTCGTCGCGACGCCGACCGCCCGCGCGAACGCGATCCGCTCGATGACGGCGATCGGCCTGCCGGACGGGCGGACACTGCTGGCCACCGGCAACGACATGAACGTCCTGCGGCTGCGCGACCCGGCGACCGGAGGCAGCGCCGGCGACATGTTCACCCGGCTCGACCGGCCTCGGCTGCGGGCTCTCGCCGCGGTGCCCATGCCCGACGGCCGGGTATTGCTGGCCGCCGGCAACGCCACCCCGGCGCGCGGCGGAAGCTGGGCGCCACGGCTGTGGGATCCGGCGACCGGCCTGCCGGTCGGTGAGCCGTTCGGGGCGGACATCCGGGTGTGGTCGCTGGCGGCGACGCCGGCCGGCCACGACCGGGTGCTGCTGGCCGTCGCAACCGAGACCGGCACGGTCCAGGTCCACGACGTCATCGGCCGCGAGGTGCTCGGCGAGCTCGCCGGAAAGCACCCGTGCCTGCTCACCGGGTCCGACGGTCGGCCGGTGCTGGCCGTCGGACGCCGCGACGAGGTCCAGTTCTGGGATCCGATCGGCTGGCGCCACCTGACCTCCGTCCGGATGGCAACCGAGGTCAAGGCGCTGGCCGCGGCGGGCTCCCGGCTGGCCGTCGGTTGTGCGCACGGCCTGGCCGTCCTCGACCTGGGCGAGCCCTACTGA
- a CDS encoding S8 family serine peptidase, producing the protein MALPKQRNSRESRLMKQLVAALAALTVAAGTVTATALPAQAATPTVAPACAAVNTPGLVQCFALRRTDLKSVRTLKAGATPPGLGPSDLKSAYSLPSGGRGATVAVVDAYDNPNAESDLATYRSQYGLPPCTTANRCFKKVNGRGQTSPLPIADSFWAAEISLDLDMVSAVCPKCHILLVEADSPEYADMFGAINTAVSLGAKFVSNSWGSPEFSGETSYDSYLDHPGVAITVSTGDGFGAAQYPATSPYVTAVGGTSLNPSPSTRRGWTESAWMIAESGCSAYEAKPPWQAVTTGCAGRAAADVSAVADPMNGVAVYQTYGESGWWIGGGTSAAAPIIAGVYALAGTPGRLDYPASYPYAHQHGLNDVTSGSNGSCGTPICDAGTGWDGPTGLGTPHGALAFKRPRPIHRPLTAG; encoded by the coding sequence GTGGCATTGCCGAAGCAACGCAACAGCCGGGAGTCACGTTTGATGAAGCAACTCGTTGCTGCACTGGCGGCGCTCACCGTCGCCGCCGGCACAGTGACCGCCACAGCGCTGCCCGCACAAGCAGCGACCCCGACAGTCGCGCCCGCGTGCGCCGCAGTCAACACGCCCGGTCTGGTGCAGTGCTTCGCGCTGCGCCGCACCGACCTGAAGTCGGTTCGGACGCTCAAGGCCGGGGCGACCCCACCCGGCCTTGGCCCTTCGGACCTGAAAAGCGCCTACTCCCTGCCCTCGGGCGGTCGCGGCGCCACCGTCGCGGTCGTAGACGCATATGACAACCCGAACGCCGAGTCCGATCTGGCCACCTACCGCTCGCAGTACGGCCTACCGCCCTGCACAACCGCCAACCGCTGCTTCAAAAAGGTGAACGGGAGAGGCCAAACCAGCCCGTTGCCGATCGCTGACAGCTTCTGGGCCGCCGAGATCTCGCTCGACCTCGACATGGTGTCGGCGGTCTGCCCGAAATGCCATATCCTGCTCGTCGAGGCCGACTCACCGGAATACGCCGACATGTTCGGTGCCATCAACACCGCGGTGTCACTGGGCGCCAAGTTCGTCTCGAACTCCTGGGGAAGCCCCGAGTTCAGCGGCGAGACGAGTTACGACAGTTACCTCGACCACCCAGGCGTGGCCATCACCGTGAGTACCGGGGACGGTTTCGGGGCAGCCCAGTACCCGGCCACCTCGCCGTACGTGACAGCCGTCGGCGGCACGTCGCTGAACCCGTCCCCGTCAACGAGGCGCGGATGGACCGAGAGCGCCTGGATGATTGCTGAATCGGGCTGCTCCGCCTACGAAGCAAAGCCGCCTTGGCAGGCCGTCACAACCGGCTGCGCAGGGCGGGCCGCAGCGGACGTTTCCGCAGTTGCCGACCCCATGAACGGGGTCGCGGTCTACCAGACGTACGGCGAGTCCGGCTGGTGGATCGGCGGCGGCACCAGCGCCGCGGCACCGATCATCGCGGGTGTTTACGCTCTTGCCGGCACGCCGGGCAGGTTGGATTACCCGGCCTCGTACCCGTACGCGCACCAGCACGGGTTGAACGACGTGACCTCGGGCAGCAACGGCAGCTGCGGCACGCCGATCTGCGACGCAGGCACCGGCTGGGACGGGCCGACCGGCCTCGGCACCCCGCACGGAGCGTTGGCCTTCAAGCGGCCGAGACCGATACACCGGCCACTGACGGCGGGCTGA
- a CDS encoding PadR family transcriptional regulator — protein sequence MDNTTALLGLLGTGASYGYDLKNSYDRWFGVKKPLAFGQVYSTLMRLSRNGWIEMIGAEAGSGPDRKRYEITLAGRSRVQEWMFTAEMPSETLQSNLFAKTIIALLLGDPANRVLDLQRSRHMAEMRELTKEKQGAPLETVFACDYALFHIEADLRWIDLAVSRLSELQAAVAR from the coding sequence GTGGACAACACGACTGCGCTTCTTGGCTTGCTGGGGACCGGTGCTAGCTACGGCTATGACCTGAAGAACAGCTACGACCGCTGGTTCGGCGTCAAAAAGCCACTCGCGTTCGGGCAGGTGTACTCAACGCTGATGCGGCTGAGCCGAAACGGCTGGATCGAGATGATCGGCGCGGAGGCGGGGTCCGGACCGGACCGCAAGCGGTACGAGATCACGCTGGCCGGCCGTAGCCGTGTCCAGGAGTGGATGTTCACGGCCGAGATGCCGTCCGAAACCCTGCAGAGCAACCTTTTCGCCAAGACGATCATCGCGCTGCTGCTCGGCGACCCCGCCAACCGCGTGCTCGACCTGCAGCGCAGCCGACACATGGCCGAGATGCGCGAGCTGACCAAAGAAAAGCAGGGCGCACCTCTGGAGACCGTGTTCGCGTGCGACTACGCGCTGTTCCACATCGAGGCCGACCTGCGCTGGATCGATCTGGCCGTGTCGCGACTCTCCGAGCTGCAGGCGGCGGTGGCGAGATGA
- a CDS encoding ABC transporter ATP-binding protein — protein sequence MSETEVMGVPSLGAGGRRAPLLRARGLRLAFGLTEALRGIDMDVHAGEIVAITGPSGSGKSTLLHVLAGVLVPDHGTVDYKQVRLTALNEADRSRLRLGEFGFVFQYGQLLPDLSAVDNVTIPLLLGGMKRREAVRSARAWLDRLGLAEHSGKLPTQLSGGQAQRVAVARALITEPAVLFADEPTGSLDSLAAEKVMLALTQAARSTGTTVVLITHDPRTAAYADRAVVVRDGEITFKGPTE from the coding sequence ATGAGTGAGACCGAGGTGATGGGCGTGCCGTCGCTGGGCGCCGGAGGACGGCGGGCGCCGTTGCTGCGGGCGCGCGGGCTGCGGCTGGCATTCGGGTTGACCGAGGCCTTGCGCGGGATCGACATGGATGTGCATGCCGGCGAGATCGTGGCGATCACCGGACCGTCGGGCTCCGGCAAGTCCACCCTGCTGCACGTGCTTGCCGGTGTGCTGGTGCCTGACCACGGCACCGTCGACTACAAGCAGGTCAGGCTGACCGCGCTCAACGAGGCGGACCGCTCGCGGCTACGGCTGGGCGAATTCGGGTTCGTATTTCAGTACGGCCAGCTCCTGCCAGATCTGTCCGCCGTCGACAACGTGACGATTCCACTGCTGCTGGGCGGCATGAAACGTCGGGAAGCGGTGCGCTCGGCGCGCGCGTGGCTCGATCGGCTCGGACTGGCCGAACACTCGGGCAAGCTGCCGACGCAATTGTCCGGCGGCCAGGCACAGCGCGTCGCGGTGGCCCGCGCGCTGATCACTGAGCCGGCCGTGCTGTTCGCCGACGAGCCGACCGGATCACTGGACTCCCTCGCTGCGGAGAAGGTGATGCTCGCGCTCACGCAGGCGGCGCGGTCGACCGGCACCACGGTCGTGCTCATCACTCACGACCCGCGCACGGCCGCGTACGCCGACCGGGCAGTGGTCGTCCGCGATGGGGAGATCACTTTCAAAGGGCCGACGGAATGA